The Clostridioides difficile genome has a segment encoding these proteins:
- a CDS encoding PTS mannitol transporter subunit IICBA: MSSSNQSTIKTSIQRVGKFLSGMVMPNIGAFIAWGLITALFIPTGWMPNEKLSTIGDPMIKYLLPLLIAYTGGKAIAGQRGGVIGAAATMGVIVGADIPMFIGAMIMGPFAGWVIKKFDKFVDGKIPTGFEMLVNNFSIGIIGMLLAILGFYAIGPAIVAGTALIESGVQFIVSKSLLPLVSVFIEPGKVLFLNNAINHGILGPIGIAEAKEAGKSIMFLLESNPGPGLGVLLAYWMFSRGSVKQSAPGAAIIHFLGGIHEIYFPYILMNPVLILATMAGGAAGILTFSILGAGLVAAPSPGSIFALMALAPKGGLLPVLAGVAVATAVSFLVAAPFVKRASANQSEEDGTLEEAKAKMSDMKSASKSSDKKVEEKQLELNEIKKIVFACDAGMGSSAMGASRFKNRIKNLNLDIEITNSSVDNLPGDTQIVVTHNTLVERVAKNNSNVEIVSINNFLNDPNLDILFKRLESK, encoded by the coding sequence ATGAGCAGTTCTAATCAATCGACAATAAAGACATCTATACAGCGAGTAGGTAAATTTTTAAGTGGGATGGTAATGCCAAATATAGGAGCATTTATAGCATGGGGTCTTATAACAGCATTATTTATACCAACAGGATGGATGCCAAATGAAAAATTAAGCACTATAGGCGATCCAATGATAAAATATCTTTTACCACTATTGATAGCATATACTGGTGGTAAAGCTATAGCAGGACAAAGAGGCGGAGTAATAGGTGCAGCAGCAACGATGGGAGTAATCGTTGGAGCGGATATACCAATGTTTATTGGAGCAATGATAATGGGGCCATTTGCAGGATGGGTAATCAAGAAATTTGATAAATTCGTAGATGGAAAAATACCAACAGGATTTGAAATGTTAGTAAACAACTTCTCAATCGGTATAATAGGTATGCTTCTTGCAATATTAGGTTTTTATGCAATTGGACCAGCTATAGTAGCAGGTACAGCTCTTATAGAATCAGGAGTACAATTTATAGTTAGTAAAAGCTTATTACCTTTAGTTTCAGTATTTATAGAACCTGGAAAGGTACTGTTCTTAAACAATGCAATAAACCATGGTATATTAGGTCCTATAGGTATAGCTGAAGCAAAAGAAGCAGGGAAATCTATAATGTTCTTACTAGAAAGTAACCCTGGACCAGGGTTAGGTGTTCTATTAGCATATTGGATGTTTAGTAGAGGAAGTGTAAAACAGTCAGCACCAGGAGCAGCAATAATACATTTCCTTGGTGGTATTCATGAAATTTACTTCCCATATATATTAATGAATCCAGTTTTAATATTAGCTACAATGGCAGGTGGAGCAGCAGGAATACTAACTTTTTCAATACTAGGAGCTGGACTTGTAGCAGCACCATCACCAGGAAGTATATTTGCACTTATGGCATTAGCACCAAAAGGAGGATTACTTCCAGTATTAGCAGGGGTTGCAGTTGCGACAGCTGTATCATTCTTAGTGGCAGCACCATTTGTTAAGAGAGCTTCAGCAAATCAAAGTGAAGAAGATGGTACTTTAGAAGAAGCTAAAGCAAAGATGAGTGATATGAAATCTGCAAGCAAAAGTTCAGATAAGAAAGTTGAAGAAAAGCAACTTGAATTAAATGAAATTAAGAAGATTGTATTTGCATGTGATGCAGGAATGGGTTCTAGTGCAATGGGAGCTTCTAGATTTAAAAATAGAATAAAAAACTTAAATTTAGATATAGAAATTACAAACTCATCTGTTGATAATCTTCCAGGTGATACTCAGATAGTAGTAACTCACAATACATTAGTTGAAAGAGTTGCCAAAAATAATTCAAATGTTGAGATAGTCTCAATAAATAACTTTTTAAATGACCCAAATTTAGATATACTGTTTAAAAGATTAGAATCTAAATAA
- a CDS encoding transcription antiterminator translates to MDNLKKKKITSRQKKIILMIVENSKKNIPITVSEIAGELELSSRTVLRDMSGIEKWFDENDFNFVKKPGVGLILEENIENQNFIIELLEEEKIEKEYSKEERTLIILSKLLVSNEPVKSYYFAKILKVSEGVLNNDFTLAGEWLERFNIELIRKPGLGVYLKGQEKNFREAYVNLIYDSFNEKEILDMVRNISENIQTDKAIEILSENRLLNLMDKCIIRKVESTLTKKLSELDVNLADSAYIGLVVHISLALQRIKNGENITMENDFLQELSLTEEFKLAQEIVKGMETDFSMNIPLDEVGYITMHIRGAKQRSSSNHKALNLDDIEVMDITNKMIDLAEDEFKISLKNDERLFKDLANHLGPSINRLNMGLEIRNPLLDEIKTKYSYAYNGVEKISKVIKDKLNINSIPESEIGYIAMHFASAIEKNLMMHANINIVVACPTGIGTSRFLSTKIENKFPNLNILETISALNIDEEYLKEKDVDLIVSTVELNTNLDYICVGPFMSSDDELIIKEKIKSIAQNKLMDLKVKDDTKNKDKVYEQITESMNIGRDILEFLDEIQFKKFKSKDLDELIMDSSKIFVESSEDVISIKESLEERLKISIPYIEESRILLLHCMSERIDIMKLAIIRLENNIKLNSKEEIENVVFMLLPKDAPSYQRQIMSEISGSLIDNFVFTNKINKFSILEMTLEIKDIVFNFYTNKLKTLIDK, encoded by the coding sequence GTGGATAATTTGAAAAAAAAGAAGATTACATCTAGACAAAAAAAGATAATACTCATGATAGTAGAAAATTCTAAGAAGAATATTCCAATAACTGTTTCTGAGATTGCAGGAGAGTTAGAGCTAAGCTCAAGAACTGTACTTAGAGATATGTCAGGAATTGAAAAATGGTTTGATGAAAATGATTTTAATTTTGTAAAAAAACCAGGTGTAGGTTTAATTTTAGAAGAAAATATAGAAAATCAAAATTTTATCATTGAGTTATTAGAAGAAGAAAAAATAGAAAAAGAATACAGCAAAGAAGAAAGAACTTTAATTATATTATCAAAGCTACTAGTTTCTAATGAGCCAGTTAAATCTTACTATTTTGCAAAAATATTAAAGGTATCTGAAGGGGTACTAAACAATGATTTTACATTAGCAGGTGAGTGGTTAGAAAGATTTAACATTGAGCTTATTAGAAAACCAGGGCTTGGTGTGTATCTCAAAGGGCAGGAAAAAAACTTTAGAGAAGCCTATGTAAACCTTATATATGACTCATTCAATGAAAAAGAAATATTGGATATGGTCAGAAATATAAGTGAGAATATACAAACTGATAAAGCAATAGAGATTTTAAGTGAAAATAGACTTTTAAATTTAATGGACAAGTGCATAATAAGAAAAGTTGAAAGTACATTAACAAAGAAGCTTTCGGAGTTAGATGTAAATTTAGCTGATAGTGCATATATAGGACTTGTAGTTCATATTTCATTAGCCTTGCAGAGGATAAAAAATGGTGAAAATATAACTATGGAGAATGATTTTCTACAGGAATTATCTTTAACAGAAGAGTTTAAATTAGCTCAAGAAATTGTAAAAGGTATGGAAACTGATTTTAGTATGAATATACCATTGGATGAAGTTGGATATATAACTATGCATATTAGAGGTGCAAAGCAAAGGTCATCTTCAAATCATAAAGCTTTAAACTTGGATGATATAGAAGTAATGGATATTACAAATAAAATGATAGATTTAGCAGAAGATGAATTTAAGATAAGTCTTAAAAATGATGAAAGATTATTTAAAGACCTAGCAAATCATCTAGGACCTTCTATAAACAGATTGAATATGGGGCTAGAAATAAGAAATCCACTTTTAGATGAAATAAAAACTAAGTATTCGTATGCTTACAATGGAGTCGAAAAGATTTCTAAAGTCATAAAAGACAAGCTAAATATAAATTCAATACCTGAATCTGAAATAGGATATATTGCAATGCATTTTGCATCAGCCATAGAAAAAAATCTAATGATGCATGCTAATATAAATATTGTTGTAGCATGTCCTACTGGAATAGGTACTTCAAGGTTCTTATCGACTAAAATTGAAAATAAATTTCCCAATCTAAACATACTTGAAACTATTTCAGCTTTAAATATAGATGAAGAATATTTAAAAGAAAAAGATGTTGATTTAATTGTATCTACAGTGGAACTAAATACAAACTTAGATTATATATGTGTAGGGCCATTTATGAGTTCAGATGATGAGCTAATAATCAAAGAAAAAATAAAGTCTATAGCTCAAAACAAATTAATGGATTTAAAAGTAAAAGATGATACTAAAAATAAAGATAAAGTATATGAACAGATAACAGAAAGTATGAATATAGGAAGAGATATTCTTGAGTTTTTAGATGAAATTCAATTTAAAAAATTTAAAAGTAAAGACTTAGATGAACTTATTATGGATTCATCAAAAATATTTGTAGAATCTAGTGAAGACGTAATATCTATAAAAGAATCCTTAGAAGAAAGATTAAAAATATCAATTCCATATATAGAAGAATCAAGAATTTTATTATTACACTGTATGAGTGAAAGAATAGATATTATGAAGTTAGCAATAATAAGATTAGAAAATAACATAAAACTAAATTCTAAGGAAGAAATTGAAAATGTAGTTTTTATGTTACTTCCTAAAGATGCACCAAGTTATCAAAGACAAATAATGAGTGAAATAAGTGGCTCATTAATAGATAATTTTGTTTTTACTAATAAAATAAACAAATTTTCTATACTAGAGATGACATTAGAAATAAAAGATATAGTTTTTAATTTTTATACAAATAAATTAAAAACATTAATAGATAAATAA
- a CDS encoding PTS sugar transporter subunit IIA, which yields MSKVLNENNIFLGLDSVSKEEAITLAGRKLFENGYVKEEYIPAMLEREKVMTTYMGMGVAIPHGVNEAKKEILSSGIVILQFPNGIDFDGEKAYLLIGIAGVGDEHLEILSNIAIVLDDDLTERLKNSNDKQAFMEAFAN from the coding sequence ATGAGTAAAGTATTAAATGAGAATAATATATTTTTAGGATTAGATAGTGTTTCAAAGGAAGAAGCTATAACTTTAGCAGGAAGAAAATTATTTGAAAATGGATATGTAAAAGAAGAATATATACCAGCAATGTTGGAAAGAGAAAAGGTAATGACTACATATATGGGAATGGGTGTTGCTATTCCACATGGTGTAAATGAAGCAAAAAAAGAAATATTATCTTCTGGAATAGTTATACTACAATTCCCTAATGGTATAGATTTTGATGGAGAAAAGGCATATTTATTAATAGGAATAGCTGGTGTTGGAGATGAACATTTAGAGATACTATCTAATATAGCAATAGTTTTAGATGATGATTTAACAGAGAGATTAAAAAATTCAAATGACAAACAAGCTTTTATGGAAGCTTTTGCCAACTAA
- a CDS encoding mannitol-1-phosphate 5-dehydrogenase, translated as MKKAIQFGAGNIGRGFIGGLLVKSGYHVVFADVNEEILNSINKDKKYTIHIRDVECVDEIIDNISAVSSIKEEIIDEIVEAEIITTAVGPLVLTKIAPTIAKGIKTRKEKGLTNNLNIIACENAIYASSSLKEEILKCLNKEEVDYLEKYIGFPNCSVDRIVPPGKNENPLDVTVENFYEWNVEKQGFKGEIPNIDGMNLADNLMAYIERKLFTLNTGHAITAYIGYLKGYKTIEESINDEYICNIVKNAMTESGEGLIKKYNFDSEAHYKYIDKILNRFKNPYLNDDVVRVGREPLRKLSDKDRLIKPLMTAKSYDLAVDNLILGIGAALHYNNSEDAQSVELQELIKSKGVKKAIAKIANINNDEVLLDNIEKSYICMENL; from the coding sequence ATGAAAAAGGCAATCCAGTTTGGAGCAGGAAATATTGGAAGAGGATTTATTGGAGGTTTGTTAGTTAAGTCAGGTTATCATGTTGTATTTGCTGATGTTAATGAGGAAATATTAAATTCAATAAATAAAGATAAAAAGTATACTATACACATAAGAGATGTAGAATGTGTAGATGAAATAATTGACAATATAAGTGCAGTTTCATCTATAAAAGAAGAAATAATAGATGAGATTGTAGAAGCTGAAATAATAACTACAGCAGTTGGTCCTTTAGTTTTAACTAAAATAGCTCCTACAATTGCTAAAGGTATAAAAACTAGAAAAGAAAAAGGATTAACAAATAATTTAAATATAATAGCTTGTGAAAATGCGATATATGCAAGTTCTTCTTTAAAAGAGGAAATACTTAAGTGTCTAAATAAAGAAGAAGTAGATTATTTAGAGAAATATATTGGATTTCCTAATTGTTCAGTTGACAGAATAGTTCCTCCTGGTAAAAATGAGAATCCTCTTGATGTAACAGTTGAAAATTTTTATGAGTGGAATGTTGAAAAGCAAGGATTTAAAGGAGAGATACCTAATATAGATGGAATGAATTTAGCTGATAACCTTATGGCTTATATAGAACGTAAGCTGTTTACACTAAATACAGGACATGCTATAACTGCTTATATAGGGTACTTAAAAGGATACAAAACGATAGAAGAAAGTATAAATGATGAATATATTTGTAATATAGTGAAAAATGCAATGACAGAAAGTGGAGAAGGATTAATTAAAAAATATAATTTTGATTCAGAAGCGCATTATAAATATATTGATAAGATTTTAAACAGATTTAAAAATCCATATCTTAATGATGATGTAGTCAGAGTTGGAAGAGAGCCACTGAGAAAATTAAGTGATAAAGATAGATTGATTAAGCCTCTAATGACAGCAAAATCATATGATTTAGCAGTTGATAACTTAATTCTTGGAATAGGTGCAGCACTTCATTACAACAATAGTGAAGATGCTCAAAGTGTAGAATTACAAGAACTAATAAAGTCTAAAGGAGTAAAAAAAGCTATTGCTAAAATAGCTAATATAAACAATGATGAAGTGCTTCTAGATAATATAGAAAAAAGTTATATCTGTATGGAAAATCTATAA
- a CDS encoding xanthine phosphoribosyltransferase gives MKALEEKILREGSVSGNDILKVDSFLNHQIDVAFLNEIGREFKERFNGEKVDKIFTIEASGIAIASIVSQYFDNAPVVFAKKSESKNLDKDVYETNVYSFTKAKEYAVKVSKKYINEGENILVVDDFLANGRAALGLKDLIEQANANLVGVGIVIEKGFQAGGALLKANDVRLESLAVVESIDNGTVKFR, from the coding sequence ATGAAGGCTTTAGAGGAAAAGATATTAAGAGAAGGTAGTGTTTCAGGAAATGATATACTAAAAGTCGATAGTTTTTTAAATCATCAAATTGATGTAGCTTTTTTAAATGAAATAGGAAGAGAATTTAAAGAGAGATTTAATGGAGAAAAGGTAGATAAAATATTTACAATAGAGGCTTCAGGAATAGCTATAGCATCAATTGTTTCACAATACTTTGACAATGCACCTGTAGTTTTTGCAAAAAAATCAGAGTCTAAAAATTTAGATAAGGATGTGTATGAAACTAATGTGTATTCATTTACTAAAGCAAAAGAATATGCAGTAAAAGTTTCTAAAAAGTATATAAACGAAGGCGAAAATATATTGGTAGTAGATGATTTTTTAGCTAATGGAAGAGCAGCTCTTGGGCTTAAAGATTTAATTGAGCAAGCAAATGCAAACTTAGTTGGAGTAGGGATTGTTATTGAAAAAGGATTCCAAGCTGGAGGAGCACTTTTAAAGGCCAATGATGTAAGATTAGAATCTTTAGCAGTAGTTGAATCTATAGATAATGGAACTGTAAAATTTAGATAA
- the fsa gene encoding fructose-6-phosphate aldolase: MRFFIDTANIEEIKEANDLGVICGVTTNPSLIAKEGRDFIEVVKEISEIVDGPISAEVISLEHKGMIEEAEKLSKIHKNIVIKIPMTAEGLKAVKVLSSKGIKTNVTLIFSAGQALLAARAGATYVSPFVGRLDDISQNGLDLIEEIVDIFSVNSIEAQIIVASVRNPIHVLQAARMGADIATVPLKVINQMIKHPLTDKGIDSFMKDWEGASLKL; the protein is encoded by the coding sequence ATGAGATTTTTTATAGACACAGCTAATATTGAAGAAATAAAAGAAGCAAATGATTTAGGTGTAATATGTGGAGTGACTACAAATCCATCTCTAATAGCTAAAGAAGGTAGAGATTTTATAGAAGTAGTTAAAGAAATCAGTGAGATAGTAGATGGGCCGATAAGTGCAGAAGTAATAAGTTTAGAGCACAAAGGTATGATAGAAGAAGCAGAAAAATTATCTAAAATACATAAAAATATAGTTATAAAAATACCTATGACAGCAGAAGGCTTAAAGGCAGTAAAAGTATTATCTAGTAAAGGTATAAAAACTAATGTTACACTTATATTCTCTGCTGGACAAGCTCTTTTAGCTGCTAGAGCTGGAGCTACATATGTAAGTCCTTTTGTTGGAAGATTAGACGATATATCACAAAATGGTCTTGATTTAATTGAAGAAATTGTTGACATATTTAGTGTAAATAGTATTGAGGCTCAAATAATAGTTGCTAGTGTTAGAAATCCAATACATGTTTTACAAGCTGCTAGAATGGGAGCAGATATAGCAACAGTTCCTCTTAAAGTTATAAATCAAATGATTAAGCATCCTTTGACAGACAAAGGAATAGATAGCTTTATGAAGGATTGGGAAGGTGCTTCTTTAAAATTATAA
- a CDS encoding sigma 54-interacting transcriptional regulator — protein MDKILREIQREDKKNPYTDQELAEILNVARSEVIAVRKKNNILDSRERRKKILIKDISKIVNENPQMSERKITEILTENGYNISRSAVSKLLKEENLSQSKGEIKDKELVSSGKHVKVSKAVEEDGFEELIGIRGSLKEKVNLAKSAIMYPPNGLHTIIYGETGVGKSELATCMYKYAVKNNIKEENSPFIVFNCADYAENPNLLIAQLFGVVKGAYTGADANREGLVEQANNGILFLDEIHRLPAAGQEILFSLIDRGEFRRLGESSSNRKANVLIISATTENPDSNLLQTFRRRIPMVINLPNMSERPKSERYEIIIKFFEREAKRVNKNFIITKEVMCALMNYKCTGNIGQLKSDIQVTCARAFSKAIFSSDKVIIDLDSLRDYIKSGYYDCNCEDEKYSEFSVEDIYIDISELVSGKNRILSDNEISEIYNYAEKELKVLESKCFSEEELKNAFIEKLDNKFNAIKNNKNLSDRRSRIDWGGQLKESTLEIMDKVIVFIKEQFKHVNQGLYLALAIHIEHAIDRIKDGKTIINPSLDKIKASMPMEYELSRYVMGIVEDLTQVTFPEDELGYLAYYINKFCYNEESIKDKVKVVIVTHGKVGIEMSNVVNHILGIECTLGIEIALTDSPTEGIEHVLEELKKIEAQKGILVLIDMGSLVILGDEVEKRLGIRCKTVNRVDTLLAMEAGKLATIEGKSLDGIIADLKKNKNYAMVNTNKFSYRKNEYGKKNVIITLCLSGVGTALNLKEHIEKQIEEYDTSIEVKPIAFLNNNLEDELNDIESEYNIIAICGTIDIDYKNVPFISYNEVLGKNGINKVLEHLNNKQPSLSSDNQLNNLIHEDLILYDFEGISKEYIIDTLVSKLEEGGYVDSKYILSVYKREAMGSVVMASKVAVPHGLPENVIKPAIAIARLNKPIVWDNKFMVDLVVLLALKENNKKEIRSLFSKINDQHTLEILLNTEDKNEIKKILS, from the coding sequence ATGGATAAAATATTAAGAGAGATACAAAGAGAAGACAAAAAAAATCCATACACTGACCAAGAACTTGCTGAAATACTAAATGTAGCTAGGTCTGAAGTAATAGCAGTTAGAAAAAAAAATAATATTTTAGATTCAAGAGAAAGAAGAAAAAAAATCTTAATAAAAGATATATCTAAAATTGTAAATGAGAATCCTCAAATGTCTGAAAGAAAAATAACTGAAATTTTAACCGAAAATGGCTATAATATATCAAGAAGTGCAGTATCAAAATTACTAAAAGAAGAAAACTTAAGTCAATCAAAAGGTGAAATTAAAGACAAAGAGCTTGTATCATCTGGAAAGCATGTAAAAGTTAGTAAGGCTGTAGAAGAAGATGGATTTGAAGAATTAATAGGTATAAGAGGCAGTTTAAAAGAGAAAGTAAACCTAGCTAAATCAGCAATAATGTATCCTCCTAATGGTCTTCATACTATAATATATGGGGAAACAGGTGTAGGTAAGAGTGAATTAGCTACATGCATGTACAAATATGCTGTGAAAAATAATATCAAAGAAGAAAATAGTCCATTCATAGTATTTAACTGTGCAGATTATGCAGAAAATCCTAACCTATTGATAGCTCAGTTATTTGGAGTAGTAAAAGGTGCATACACAGGAGCAGATGCAAATAGAGAAGGTCTTGTAGAGCAAGCTAATAATGGAATTTTGTTTTTGGATGAAATTCATAGATTACCTGCTGCTGGTCAAGAAATATTATTTTCTTTGATAGATAGAGGTGAATTTAGGCGATTAGGAGAGAGTAGTTCTAATAGAAAGGCAAATGTTCTCATAATAAGTGCTACAACAGAAAATCCAGATTCTAATCTACTTCAAACATTTAGAAGACGTATACCAATGGTAATAAATTTGCCTAATATGAGTGAAAGACCAAAATCTGAAAGATATGAAATAATAATAAAATTCTTTGAAAGAGAAGCAAAAAGAGTAAATAAAAACTTTATAATAACTAAAGAAGTTATGTGTGCACTTATGAATTATAAATGTACTGGGAATATAGGGCAATTAAAGAGTGATATACAAGTAACTTGTGCTAGAGCTTTTAGTAAGGCAATATTTTCTAGTGACAAGGTAATTATAGATTTAGATAGCTTAAGAGATTATATAAAAAGTGGATATTATGATTGTAATTGTGAAGATGAAAAGTATTCTGAGTTTTCAGTTGAAGATATATATATAGATATTAGTGAATTAGTAAGTGGAAAAAATAGGATTTTGTCTGATAATGAGATAAGTGAAATATACAATTATGCAGAAAAAGAATTGAAGGTTTTAGAAAGTAAGTGTTTTTCAGAAGAAGAATTAAAAAATGCATTTATAGAAAAGTTAGATAATAAATTTAATGCTATTAAAAACAATAAAAACTTGTCTGATAGGAGAAGTAGAATAGACTGGGGTGGACAATTAAAAGAATCCACACTAGAGATAATGGACAAAGTAATTGTATTTATTAAAGAGCAATTTAAGCATGTAAATCAAGGGCTATATTTAGCTTTAGCAATTCATATTGAACATGCTATAGACAGAATAAAAGATGGAAAAACTATAATAAATCCAAGTTTGGATAAGATAAAAGCATCAATGCCAATGGAATATGAATTATCCAGATATGTAATGGGAATAGTGGAAGATTTAACACAAGTTACATTTCCTGAGGATGAACTTGGATATTTAGCTTATTATATAAATAAATTTTGTTACAATGAAGAAAGTATAAAAGATAAAGTAAAGGTAGTTATAGTTACACATGGTAAAGTTGGAATTGAAATGTCTAATGTTGTAAATCATATTCTTGGTATAGAATGTACATTGGGTATAGAAATAGCACTTACAGATTCACCAACAGAAGGCATAGAACACGTATTAGAAGAACTTAAAAAGATAGAAGCACAAAAAGGAATCTTAGTTCTAATTGATATGGGTTCTTTAGTAATTCTTGGTGATGAGGTTGAAAAAAGACTTGGTATTAGATGCAAAACTGTAAACAGGGTGGATACGTTATTAGCAATGGAAGCAGGAAAATTGGCTACAATTGAAGGGAAAAGCTTAGATGGTATAATAGCGGATTTAAAGAAAAATAAAAATTATGCTATGGTAAACACAAATAAATTTAGTTATAGAAAAAATGAATATGGAAAGAAAAATGTAATTATTACATTATGTTTAAGTGGAGTAGGTACAGCTTTAAACTTAAAGGAGCATATAGAAAAGCAAATTGAAGAATATGATACTTCAATTGAAGTAAAGCCAATTGCTTTTTTAAATAATAATTTAGAAGATGAATTAAATGACATTGAATCTGAATATAATATTATTGCTATTTGTGGCACAATTGATATAGATTATAAAAATGTACCTTTTATTTCTTATAATGAGGTACTTGGAAAAAATGGAATTAACAAGGTGCTAGAACATTTAAATAATAAACAACCATCTTTGAGTAGTGATAATCAATTGAATAATTTAATACATGAAGATTTGATTTTATATGATTTTGAAGGAATTTCAAAGGAGTATATAATCGATACTCTTGTATCAAAGCTTGAAGAAGGTGGGTATGTGGACTCAAAATATATACTAAGTGTGTATAAGAGAGAAGCTATGGGAAGTGTTGTAATGGCTTCAAAAGTTGCTGTACCACATGGGCTTCCAGAAAATGTTATAAAGCCAGCAATAGCTATAGCAAGATTAAATAAACCTATAGTATGGGACAATAAATTTATGGTGGATTTAGTGGTTTTATTAGCACTTAAAGAGAATAATAAAAAAGAAATACGAAGCTTATTTTCAAAGATTAATGACCAGCATACATTGGAAATTTTATTAAATACTGAAGATAAAAATGAAATAAAAAAGATATTAAGTTAA